The Micromonospora sp. Llam0 genome includes a window with the following:
- a CDS encoding GDSL-type esterase/lipase family protein — MTSTVRRCTAALAAALLVAVALAIGNGANAQPSAVRIMPLGDSITDGFNVPGGYRIDLWQKFQAGGYTVDFVGSQSNGPASLPDRNHQGHSGWRIDQIDANIVNWLNASDPQTILLHIGTNDITQNRDLPNAPNRLAALIDKITNTAPDAHLFVATIIPASFSDAQFRAYNSAIPQIVQSRANAGRRVHLVDMYSALTTADLADGVHPNATGYSKMATRWYDALLSVPGSLNPGGGPSPSPTTPPPPTTAPPTTPPPGGGCTATVSLNQWPGGFVATVRVTAGSAGLTGWTVGMTLPGGATVTNAWNADRSGNSGPVQFRNVSYNGRVGAGQSTEFGFQGTGSGSGMTPSCTAS; from the coding sequence ATGACCTCGACCGTCCGTCGATGTACGGCGGCGCTGGCGGCCGCGCTGCTGGTCGCCGTCGCGCTCGCGATCGGCAACGGCGCCAACGCCCAGCCGTCCGCCGTGCGGATCATGCCGCTCGGTGACTCGATCACCGACGGCTTCAACGTCCCCGGCGGCTACCGCATCGACCTGTGGCAGAAGTTCCAGGCCGGTGGGTACACCGTGGACTTCGTCGGATCCCAGTCCAACGGGCCGGCCAGCCTGCCCGACCGGAACCACCAGGGCCACTCGGGCTGGCGGATCGACCAGATCGACGCCAACATCGTCAACTGGCTGAACGCCTCCGACCCGCAGACGATCCTGCTGCACATCGGCACCAACGACATCACCCAGAACCGGGACCTGCCGAACGCGCCGAACCGGCTCGCCGCCCTGATTGACAAGATCACCAACACCGCGCCGGACGCCCACCTGTTCGTCGCCACGATCATCCCGGCCAGCTTCAGCGACGCCCAGTTCCGCGCGTACAACTCGGCGATCCCGCAGATCGTGCAGAGCCGGGCGAACGCCGGCCGCCGGGTGCACCTCGTCGACATGTACTCGGCGCTCACCACCGCCGACCTGGCCGACGGCGTGCACCCGAACGCCACCGGGTACAGCAAGATGGCCACCAGGTGGTACGACGCCCTGCTCTCCGTACCCGGAAGTCTGAACCCGGGCGGCGGACCGAGCCCGAGCCCGACCACCCCGCCACCGCCTACGACCGCGCCGCCGACCACCCCGCCGCCGGGTGGTGGCTGCACCGCCACCGTCTCGCTCAACCAGTGGCCCGGCGGGTTCGTGGCAACCGTCCGGGTCACCGCAGGCTCGGCCGGACTCACCGGCTGGACCGTCGGGATGACTCTGCCCGGCGGTGCCACCGTCACCAACGCGTGGAACGCCGACCGCAGCGGCAACAGCGGCCCGGTGCAGTTCCGCAACGTCAGCTACAACGGCCGGGTCGGTGCCGGGCAGTCGACCGAGTTCGGCTTCCAGGGCACCGGCAGCGGCTCCGGCATGACCCCGTCCTGCACCGCCAGCTGA
- a CDS encoding fibronectin type III domain-containing protein codes for MTIVFARSVNRPLKRLAAGAISTLLAATLVVAGPAQQAQAQGTDAQGLQFGQVVNLDTCQLTTPINLFLGDPWLLARTAWIRIDPRAAGDASQAGCDPTAAYHGLLGTIASQAPHIKVIGLLSNDFVYGEGLDIDPQLFASRAGQVACDTGYSQIDVWEVWNEPSLDGTLVPAADYAELLGLAARAVRDCGDQVISGGVTPNQPIEYLNAVSAAIGANGYGGYQNLPGAVDGIGIHPYVEHVTMGTPGQQHLNAFVWALDDAFGEPLYLTEFGWPVNPSIDEATQCHNLVNAFQMLHQNWRPEVVAATWFTMQDFNDPDRNFGLYDGNAEKRIAYYGYRDGACPPAAVTDVTATALDSNRILVTWTDNSSIETSFNLYNGVTHRTIPANTTSYIWTGLTPGTWMCFALQAVNAAGPSAWSDYGCTFTP; via the coding sequence ATGACGATTGTGTTCGCCCGCTCAGTCAACCGTCCATTAAAGAGACTCGCCGCTGGAGCGATTTCCACACTTCTCGCAGCGACACTGGTCGTCGCCGGACCGGCACAGCAGGCACAAGCCCAGGGAACGGACGCTCAGGGCTTGCAGTTCGGGCAGGTCGTCAACCTGGACACCTGTCAATTGACCACACCGATCAACCTGTTTCTCGGCGACCCCTGGTTGCTGGCGCGGACCGCCTGGATCCGTATCGACCCGCGCGCTGCCGGCGACGCCTCGCAAGCCGGCTGCGACCCCACCGCCGCCTATCACGGCCTGCTTGGCACGATCGCGAGCCAGGCACCCCACATCAAGGTCATCGGCCTGCTGAGCAACGACTTCGTGTACGGCGAAGGACTCGACATCGACCCGCAGCTGTTCGCCAGCCGAGCGGGCCAAGTCGCCTGCGACACCGGCTACAGCCAGATCGACGTCTGGGAGGTGTGGAACGAGCCGTCACTCGACGGAACCCTGGTGCCGGCCGCCGACTACGCCGAGTTGCTCGGTCTCGCCGCCCGGGCCGTACGCGACTGCGGAGACCAGGTCATCAGCGGTGGCGTCACCCCCAACCAGCCCATCGAGTACCTGAACGCGGTCAGCGCCGCCATCGGCGCCAACGGCTACGGCGGCTACCAGAACCTGCCGGGGGCGGTCGACGGCATCGGGATCCACCCGTACGTGGAGCATGTGACGATGGGTACGCCTGGTCAGCAGCACCTGAACGCCTTCGTCTGGGCTTTGGACGACGCGTTCGGCGAGCCCTTGTACCTCACCGAGTTCGGCTGGCCGGTGAACCCCTCGATAGACGAAGCGACCCAGTGCCACAACCTGGTCAACGCGTTCCAGATGCTGCACCAGAACTGGCGGCCGGAGGTTGTCGCCGCCACCTGGTTCACCATGCAGGACTTCAACGACCCAGACCGGAACTTCGGCCTGTACGACGGCAACGCGGAGAAGCGGATCGCGTACTACGGCTATCGAGACGGGGCGTGCCCGCCGGCGGCGGTCACCGACGTGACCGCCACCGCCCTGGACAGCAACCGCATCTTGGTCACCTGGACCGACAACTCCAGCATCGAGACCAGCTTCAACCTCTACAACGGAGTGACGCACCGTACGATCCCGGCGAACACCACCTCGTACATCTGGACCGGCCTGACACCCGGCACCTGGATGTGCTTCGCGTTGCAGGCGGTGAACGCCGCCGGGCCGTCGGCCTGGAGCGACTACGGCTGCACCTTCACGCCGTGA
- a CDS encoding DNA glycosylase AlkZ-like family protein: MRRLTAAAGNGSDRILASLSDREIVNALGLAGRSGDISTGALLLFGKVPALRRYLPTHEAAFQVVNGMQVEVNEFFAYPLLRLAEEFSLRFRARVREDELEFGLLRVAVASYSEVAFREALANALIHRDYTRRGAVHVQWAEDQLEISSPGGLSTGVRIDNLLVAPPHPRSPLLADAFKRTGLVERTGRGINRMYAEQLRLGKPAPDYGRTTDTHVVAILPGGPANISMTRWVLEQERRLGAPLGLGELQVLTELVRERQASTRDLADLVQRTESEARNLLARMVERGWVEARGSGKGRTWHLSAAVYRVLDVPSGYVRIKGFESLQQEQMVLQYVSAHGRITRAQAADLCSLAPDQASRLLRRLAREGKLLQQGERRWASYARPNG; encoded by the coding sequence ATGCGGCGATTGACAGCGGCTGCTGGCAATGGGTCTGATCGGATACTGGCATCCTTGTCCGATCGAGAGATAGTGAACGCTCTTGGGCTCGCCGGGCGTAGCGGCGATATCTCGACGGGGGCTCTGCTGCTGTTCGGTAAGGTTCCTGCGCTGCGTAGGTATCTTCCGACTCATGAAGCGGCATTTCAGGTGGTTAACGGGATGCAAGTTGAGGTCAACGAGTTCTTCGCCTATCCGCTTCTCCGGCTGGCCGAGGAATTCTCGCTGCGGTTTCGCGCTCGTGTCCGAGAAGACGAGCTCGAATTCGGGTTGCTTCGGGTAGCCGTAGCTTCATACTCGGAGGTTGCGTTCCGAGAGGCGCTGGCGAACGCGTTGATTCATCGCGACTACACTCGTCGAGGGGCGGTGCATGTTCAGTGGGCGGAGGATCAGCTCGAGATTTCTAGTCCCGGAGGGCTGTCGACTGGCGTGAGGATCGACAATCTCCTCGTCGCACCGCCGCACCCTCGTAGTCCACTCCTTGCGGACGCTTTCAAGCGGACCGGACTGGTAGAGCGAACCGGTCGAGGCATCAATCGGATGTATGCCGAGCAGCTGCGTCTCGGGAAGCCGGCACCGGATTACGGAAGGACGACCGATACACACGTTGTGGCAATCCTGCCTGGTGGGCCGGCGAATATTTCGATGACGAGGTGGGTGTTGGAGCAGGAGCGGCGGCTAGGTGCGCCGCTTGGGCTCGGCGAACTTCAGGTGCTTACCGAGTTGGTGCGGGAGCGACAGGCTTCAACACGTGACCTCGCCGATCTCGTCCAGCGTACGGAGAGCGAGGCACGGAATCTGCTGGCTCGGATGGTCGAGCGAGGCTGGGTCGAGGCGCGTGGCAGCGGAAAGGGACGTACCTGGCACCTATCTGCCGCAGTCTATCGCGTTTTGGATGTTCCGTCAGGCTATGTCCGAATAAAAGGATTTGAGTCGCTCCAGCAGGAGCAGATGGTTTTGCAGTACGTGTCAGCTCATGGCCGGATTACCCGGGCACAAGCAGCAGATCTCTGTTCTCTCGCACCCGATCAGGCAAGTCGTTTGTTGCGGAGGCTTGCGAGGGAAGGCAAGCTCCTGCAGCAGGGGGAAAGGCGGTGGGCCAGCTACGCTCGGCCGAACGGCTGA